Proteins from one Impatiens glandulifera chromosome 2, dImpGla2.1, whole genome shotgun sequence genomic window:
- the LOC124924949 gene encoding uncharacterized protein LOC124924949: MEAHRRSNIRDMNTRLREVQEQLEAEIRRGEAVTQALRARRERSIEEMNYDQLGKLKGSLEIVKATIAQNMSETSNPLDLFAATNSFNNNGGEVNLIGSFTVNRAPSPPTFSGPKFNGP, encoded by the coding sequence ATGGAGGCTCACCGACGGTCTAACATCAGGGATATGAATACTCGACTCAGGGAGGTTCAGGAACAGTTGGAGGCCGAGATAAGGCGTGGGGAGGCAGTTACTCAAGCCTTGCGTGCTAGAAGGGAGCGTTCTATCGAGGAGATGAACTATGATCAACTCGGGAAGCTCAAAGGGTCTCTCGAGATTGTGAAGGCCACAATTGCCCAAAACATGTCGGAGACTTCCAACCCGCTTGATTTGTTTGCGGCTACTAACTCCTTTAATAATAATGGCGGTGAAGTTAACTTGATTGGGAGCTTCACTGTCAACCGTGCTCCTTCGCCACCTACTTTTAGTGGTCCAAAATTCAATGGCCCCTAA